aaaaaaaaaaccagaaAATGATTACAAGGGTAATGAactccaaaattttaaaattaaaagtttacaTCCAAATTCATGGTAATATTgaaatcataaattaaaaagatcTGTTAGCAGGAGATTCTACAAGTGTCATGATTTGAataatttgtataatttttaaGGAATGAAAATCACAAAGTTAATTTAGCATCTCAAAGTAAAGTATTTTGTTTGGCGGAGTTCACGGGAACGAAACAGGTCAGCGACTGAGTCTGAGGTTCATTAGACAATTTTTCTGTTAAAGCATTCAATCATTTAGCACCATTGCAACGTGACAAACATTTACTTTGCCTCAAACTTAAAAACTATTTGCTAAATCTTTTCCACCAATTAAATATCTAATTTTCACTTTAAATTTTCTACAtataaatactttttaattattattattttttttatatattaattgataAAAGATTACTGCATAGTGGACTTAATTTATACACATAAATTAGAAAAATGAAGAATTTGATTAGGCATGAAAGAGGTTTAGATGGACGAGGATGATGGTCGGAGAGGACCAACTTTGATTTCATTGGTTTAGCCAATCTGTTTGATCCTGCTAAAAACTCAACTTTCTGCCTAACTATTTGCGTAAGCACAATTTCTCTTTTTCCTCCCAACCCTTTGAACAAAGAAATTAGACCCATATTCTCCTCCTAATTAAATCAAACCCATATTCTTAATATAATAATAGatttattagaaattaaatcacatattaattgtgttttttttttatttaatttcttcccCTATTTTCCATATGCACTATTtggattttttaatatatatatatcattgttCATGGATTAAGTAATTAAATTATGTCATtacttctaaaaataaaaataaaaataagaattgcgaataaattaaaaaaaaaaaaaaccgttCTAATTTTGAAGTCATAAAGTAGTTTTTGGGTCTTTATCGTAAATGAAACAATGTATAGTTGCTCACATTGCATTTTAAGTATGGGCCTCTTTAGTCTTTTCCACATTTTTTCACCAAAACCTCATCCATCTGTTGATTTTACTACCAAGTGTGCCTTATATACCTACAAGGAAATTATTGCGTGTATTCGAGTGTATAAATTGATTTGTATGTATATTAGCTAGTTGAATGAAGATTAATTCTTATTTTGATAGggtaaagtttaattttatatacataAATGGGTTTAGACACAAATTGGATATATCTTAGGTCTGATGCTGAGTTCAACAAACCTCAACCCTAAGCCCAGGCCTTCAAATAATTTAACCACTTTTTATACCCGCACGTCTTCAACCTCTATATTTTTCAATTGCCCTTCCATATTTGCTTTTCACTATCCATTGTGTAGATATGTTGCTTTACGTGTGACCACGGACATATACTGAGGCCCAAGCCCAAcccaccatttttctttgaACGAACCCAcccatttaaaaaaagaatGTATCTTTATTTTAGAATAGCTATGACCACTTAATTTATATTAGAAAATTGCTATTCACAATGAGACAACGTTAGTGGCACACATTTTTTATTTGTGTCTTTTTATACAAGCTTCCATGTCAAATACTAAATAACCAACTTGCATTGTGATAACTGCTTGGAAATATAAATTTACTTATTAATGTCATCATATAAATATGATTGCATAAAATAAGTAcgaatatatatttttccaaTATAACAGTATCAAAGCCAAACTTGAAGTATCAAAAATTAAGTTCAAAGGATGATATTAAGAGTTTAGAAAAAAAGTTGAGCATAATTAGCTACACACTTTAGAAGaagattattttcattaaaGTGTTTCTCTACAGTTTGAGAAAAGAAATCTGTTAGGTTGTTCTTATCAAAAGGACAATCAATTAAAAATGAGAAGAAGATGAGGCAGAGAATTTAATGAGGATGCTCAgaatttccctttttttttttttttttaattaccatACAAAAACAGCTAccaaaaccaacaaaaacaaaaacaaaaacaaagaaCAAATTTTCACAACTTCTTTCTTATACATCTTCCTTATGAGCATAAAAGTTTTCGGAAAAACAATGATGCATGTTGATAACATCTCTATAAGTAGCAATTCACCTTCATTGAGGTTATGCATTCCCTTCAATACTTAATCCAATCTTCCGAAACCTGCTCTTAGTTCTGCATTCTTTGATAAATAGCACTTATTATAGCCTCTTCACTTGTGAATCCTTGAGGAACTTTGATCACCACATCTTGAAGCACCATCTCGTTGATGCTTGACACACTTGCATGATGAACTTGAATctcaagttctctaagtgtatTCATCAATCTTGCAGCTGGATAATTAACATCTGGGGAATGCACGCGGATCATGGCCTCCGACCCTACAATATTTACATCCACCTCCATTGCCTTATCTCTATAACTCGAGCAAGGCCTCACCATGCAATTGGTTGATGGATTCTCATACACGACTGTACTAGTAATCTTTGATTTCTGGGACACTGCTTGCAATTTGGCCTCCAATTCATCAACTTTGCCCTTGAGTCCTTGGATATAAGTCACTGCATCTGCAAGTAGAGATGCTTTATCCATCTTGGACACGTTAGGAACCACAGATCGTAGTGCATAAAATCGGTGATTAAGTCTCTCTCTCCGCTGCCTCTCCGCTTCCACATGATTTAGCGGCATTTCTTTGCCACTTGGTTTTCTTCCTCTTTTCCTGAACCCATCATTATTTCCAGCAGCAAAATTGCCCTCAGAATCAGAAGGCCCAGAGTCAGAAGACGACCGGCCTTGACCAGAACCAGAAGCATCTTTCTTTAAGTAGCCCTCGTTTTGCTTGTCTAGAGAGGTCTCAATTTGACCACCTGAAGACATTCCAAAATCAAGGGAACAAGCACCCCGGTCAGGAATTTGAAGCTGAGGTTCATGGCTGGGATTCTTGGAGATC
This is a stretch of genomic DNA from Manihot esculenta cultivar AM560-2 chromosome 2, M.esculenta_v8, whole genome shotgun sequence. It encodes these proteins:
- the LOC110609808 gene encoding transcription factor MYC2, encoding MEEIMSPSSASSLLSFCQESSPPLHQRLHVILQSLPAWWLYAIFWQASNDSTGRIVLSWGDGNFRGSKEFSTEPSNKLNQHKFSFNLERKMSKEFQVLFTDDMDMDRLADADGTNYGWFYTASASRSFDVGEGIVGRTFGSGGFIWLIGDHRLQAYQCERVKEARMYGIRTLACVSTSCGVVELGSSHMIHEDWSTVQLCKSLFGADVACLISKNPSHEPQLQIPDRGACSLDFGMSSGGQIETSLDKQNEGYLKKDASGSGQGRSSSDSGPSDSEGNFAAGNNDGFRKRGRKPSGKEMPLNHVEAERQRRERLNHRFYALRSVVPNVSKMDKASLLADAVTYIQGLKGKVDELEAKLQAVSQKSKITSTVVYENPSTNCMVRPCSSYRDKAMEVDVNIVGSEAMIRVHSPDVNYPAARLMNTLRELEIQVHHASVSSINEMVLQDVVIKVPQGFTSEEAIISAIYQRMQN